From Deltaproteobacteria bacterium HGW-Deltaproteobacteria-18, a single genomic window includes:
- the tig gene encoding trigger factor: MEYKVEELSPVKRKVAVEVSVEEVQAALTATVALYRKGAEIKGFRKGKVPSSVVEAKYRKQIYGEATTDLINYHINEILGELKLSPLSRIDVDAKEMEREENFSYSFSFEIAPSFDLPEYKGLAVEEEDIVVDPQQVEDVIERIRQNMAKTVIIKEERPAANGDIAVIDFQAFQDGAAMEGIAANKFELPLGEGNSLPEFEDIVIGMTPGDTKESELTFPADFINDKLAGQTVSMQITLHAIKVRDLPEVNDDFAELAGGYTSVQDLKDAIEKSYVSTRKQLVKGDAQKKLLDGIKAEVSFDLPQSIVEEQIDKQIVELQGTLERQGKSLDSLGRTPAELREENRAQAEDVVKSSLVLLAIASAENLTVDPQEVDLVLQKMAASTGQDFHSIKDYYEQHNLMIPLKDRVLADKAMELVYENATVTTVPPAAAPNA, from the coding sequence ATGGAATACAAAGTCGAAGAGCTTTCCCCGGTCAAGCGCAAGGTGGCGGTGGAAGTGAGCGTCGAGGAAGTGCAAGCAGCGCTGACCGCAACTGTGGCCCTGTATCGCAAGGGCGCGGAGATAAAGGGTTTCCGCAAGGGCAAGGTCCCGTCCTCCGTGGTCGAGGCCAAGTACCGCAAGCAGATTTACGGCGAGGCCACGACCGACCTGATCAACTACCATATCAATGAGATTCTGGGCGAACTCAAGCTCTCTCCTCTTTCCCGCATCGACGTCGATGCCAAGGAAATGGAGCGGGAAGAGAATTTTTCCTATTCGTTTTCCTTTGAAATCGCGCCGTCCTTCGACCTGCCCGAGTACAAGGGCCTTGCCGTCGAGGAAGAAGACATCGTCGTCGATCCGCAGCAGGTTGAGGACGTCATCGAGCGCATCCGTCAGAACATGGCCAAGACCGTGATCATCAAGGAAGAGCGTCCCGCCGCCAACGGCGATATCGCGGTCATCGACTTCCAGGCCTTCCAGGATGGAGCCGCCATGGAAGGAATTGCCGCCAACAAGTTTGAACTTCCCCTGGGCGAAGGCAATTCCCTGCCCGAGTTCGAGGACATCGTCATCGGCATGACTCCCGGCGACACCAAGGAGAGCGAGCTGACCTTCCCCGCGGATTTCATCAACGACAAGCTGGCCGGCCAGACCGTGTCCATGCAGATCACGCTGCACGCCATCAAGGTCCGTGACCTGCCCGAGGTCAACGATGATTTCGCCGAGCTTGCCGGTGGGTACACCTCCGTGCAGGACTTGAAAGACGCCATCGAGAAGTCTTACGTTTCGACCCGCAAGCAGCTGGTCAAGGGCGATGCCCAGAAGAAGCTGCTGGACGGCATCAAGGCCGAAGTCAGCTTCGATCTGCCGCAGAGCATCGTTGAAGAGCAGATCGACAAGCAGATCGTCGAGCTGCAGGGCACGCTTGAGCGTCAGGGCAAGAGCCTTGATTCCCTGGGCCGCACTCCCGCCGAGTTGCGCGAAGAGAACCGCGCCCAGGCCGAGGACGTGGTCAAGTCCTCCCTGGTGCTCCTGGCCATTGCCAGCGCCGAAAACCTGACGGTCGATCCTCAGGAAGTGGACCTGGTCCTGCAGAAGATGGCCGCGTCCACCGGTCAGGACTTCCATTCCATCAAGGATTACTACGAGCAGCACAACCTGATGATCCCGCTGAAGGATCGGGTTCTGGCCGACAAGGCCATGGAGCTTGTTTACGAAAACGCCACTGTGACCACGGTTCCCCCGGCAGCAGCTCCGAACGCATAG
- a CDS encoding ATP-dependent RecD-like DNA helicase produces MSSIQGEVVSVVYHNPENGYVIARVDSPSEPGQINVVGLLGDVAPGESLRMSGEWVEHPKFGRQFKADSCEHLLPASINGIRRFLGSGAIKGIGEKTADRMISRFGSQILDIMDSDPEQLLEVEGIGPAKLRTIISSWQEKREVRGLMLFLQTHGVATTFAHRIFRHYGVNAVQRLRANPYDLAYDIHGIGFRTADEVALKLGFAEDAPQRLEAGVEYCLRQVADGAGHMFLPRPVLVEEAAKLLNCHDLELIEEQIDALVERKRLVIEPLPEKGVPEAVFLTYFYRTEREIASRLQGLLDHVSRIDPEKISKAVEREEQRQSLTLSEEQRAAVESACGHKVSIITGGPGTGKTTITRVVVRALKALGLKISLAAPTGRAAKRLAEATGFTATTLHRLLRYQPATGFEFNEEKKLSADVMVVDEVSMLDCGLCLSLLRALPLTCRLVFVGDENQLPSVGAGNVLGDMIESGVIPAVRLTHIYRQARESMIVVNAHRINEGEFPLGSPHVPPKADFFWVEKENLLELQALVLRMVCERIPEAYGLDPMTDVQVLTPMHKGEVGTIALNRLLQERLNAQGRELVRGQRSYRVGDRILQLRNNYDKEVFNGDLGRILAFDSEDETLVAEFDGREVEYGFDELDEIGLAYAISVHKSQGSEYPAVVMPVVSQHYMLLQRNLIYTGLTRARKLAVLMGSRRAMHMGLGNERGRQRHTSLAARLAKEHQI; encoded by the coding sequence ATGAGCAGCATCCAGGGCGAAGTCGTCTCCGTCGTCTACCACAATCCCGAAAACGGTTACGTCATCGCACGCGTGGACTCGCCTTCCGAGCCCGGACAGATCAACGTGGTCGGGCTTCTGGGCGACGTGGCTCCGGGCGAGTCCCTGCGCATGTCGGGCGAGTGGGTCGAGCATCCCAAGTTCGGGCGGCAGTTCAAGGCCGACTCCTGCGAACATCTTCTGCCCGCTTCCATAAACGGCATCCGCCGCTTTCTGGGCTCCGGGGCGATCAAGGGCATCGGCGAGAAGACCGCCGACCGCATGATCAGCCGTTTCGGCAGCCAGATTCTCGACATCATGGATTCGGATCCCGAACAGCTCCTCGAAGTGGAGGGCATCGGTCCGGCCAAGCTTCGGACCATCATTTCCTCCTGGCAGGAGAAGCGCGAGGTGCGCGGGCTGATGCTTTTCCTGCAGACGCATGGCGTGGCCACGACCTTTGCCCACCGCATCTTCCGTCATTACGGGGTGAACGCCGTGCAGCGCCTGCGCGCCAACCCCTATGACCTGGCCTATGATATCCATGGCATCGGTTTTCGTACCGCCGATGAGGTGGCGCTCAAACTCGGATTTGCCGAGGATGCGCCCCAGCGTCTGGAGGCCGGAGTGGAGTATTGCCTGCGCCAGGTGGCTGACGGGGCCGGGCACATGTTCCTGCCGCGTCCGGTCCTGGTGGAGGAGGCGGCCAAACTGCTGAACTGTCATGACCTTGAGCTCATCGAGGAGCAGATCGATGCCCTGGTCGAGCGCAAGCGCCTGGTCATCGAGCCTCTGCCGGAGAAGGGCGTGCCCGAGGCCGTTTTTCTGACGTACTTCTACCGCACCGAGCGCGAGATTGCTTCGCGTCTGCAGGGTCTGCTCGATCATGTCAGCCGCATCGACCCGGAAAAGATATCGAAAGCCGTGGAGCGGGAAGAGCAGCGCCAGTCCCTGACCCTGTCGGAAGAGCAGCGCGCCGCGGTGGAGTCGGCCTGCGGGCACAAGGTCTCCATCATCACCGGAGGTCCGGGCACGGGCAAGACGACCATCACGCGCGTCGTGGTGCGAGCCTTGAAGGCCCTGGGGCTGAAAATTTCCCTGGCCGCGCCCACGGGCCGGGCCGCCAAAAGGCTGGCCGAGGCCACCGGGTTCACGGCCACCACCCTGCACCGGTTGCTGCGCTACCAGCCTGCCACGGGCTTCGAGTTCAACGAGGAGAAGAAGCTCAGTGCCGATGTCATGGTCGTGGACGAGGTATCCATGCTCGACTGCGGCCTGTGCCTGTCGCTCCTGCGGGCGCTGCCCCTGACCTGCCGCCTGGTTTTCGTCGGCGATGAGAATCAGCTGCCGTCGGTGGGCGCGGGCAATGTGCTCGGAGACATGATCGAGAGCGGCGTGATTCCTGCCGTGCGCCTGACCCACATCTATCGACAGGCGCGCGAGAGCATGATCGTGGTCAACGCCCACCGCATCAACGAGGGCGAGTTTCCTCTCGGCAGTCCGCATGTCCCTCCCAAGGCCGATTTTTTCTGGGTCGAGAAGGAAAACCTGCTCGAACTGCAGGCCCTGGTCCTGCGCATGGTCTGCGAGCGCATCCCCGAAGCGTACGGCCTTGACCCCATGACCGACGTGCAGGTGCTGACCCCCATGCACAAGGGCGAGGTGGGCACCATCGCCTTGAACCGCCTGCTCCAGGAGCGACTCAATGCACAGGGGCGGGAGTTGGTCCGCGGCCAGCGAAGCTACCGGGTCGGGGACCGTATTCTGCAGCTCAGGAACAACTACGACAAGGAAGTCTTCAACGGTGACCTGGGGCGCATTCTCGCCTTCGATTCCGAGGACGAGACCCTGGTCGCTGAATTTGACGGCCGGGAAGTGGAGTATGGTTTCGACGAGCTCGACGAGATTGGTCTGGCCTACGCCATCAGCGTGCACAAAAGTCAGGGCAGTGAATACCCGGCCGTGGTCATGCCGGTGGTTTCGCAGCATTACATGCTCCTGCAGCGCAATCTGATCTACACCGGATTGACCCGCGCCAGGAAACTGGCCGTGCTCATGGGCTCGCGCCGCGCCATGCACATGGGGCTGGGCAACGAGCGCGGGCGACAGCGCCACACGTCGCTGGCCGCGCGTCTTGCAAAAGAGCATCAAATCTAG
- a CDS encoding recombination protein RecR, giving the protein MQRLPSPLQKIVDQFSALPGVGPKSALRMALTLLKWPEESVRSFGRDIEGLRSALHICSRCCGLADSDPCHLCTDPSRTPEQLCLVSEWDSLMVMEESGIFKGRYLILGGLLSPLDGVDAGNLELDRLESILREGQVREVILALGSTMEAEATGSYVHNLLTRSFPGVSVTRLAQGIPLGSEIKYVDRETLKQSLKHRQSL; this is encoded by the coding sequence GTGCAGCGTCTTCCTTCTCCCTTGCAAAAGATCGTGGATCAGTTTTCGGCCCTGCCCGGGGTGGGGCCCAAAAGCGCCCTGCGCATGGCCCTGACCCTGCTCAAATGGCCAGAAGAGTCCGTGCGCTCCTTCGGTCGCGACATCGAGGGGCTGCGCAGCGCGCTGCACATCTGCTCGCGCTGCTGCGGTCTGGCCGACAGCGATCCCTGCCATCTCTGCACCGATCCCTCAAGGACGCCAGAGCAGCTCTGTCTGGTCTCGGAATGGGACAGCCTCATGGTCATGGAGGAATCCGGCATCTTCAAGGGCCGCTACCTGATCCTGGGCGGCCTTTTGTCCCCCCTGGACGGGGTCGATGCCGGAAATCTCGAGTTGGACAGGCTTGAATCCATTCTGCGGGAAGGTCAGGTGCGCGAGGTCATCCTGGCTCTGGGCTCGACCATGGAGGCCGAAGCCACGGGCTCCTATGTTCACAACCTGCTGACGCGCAGCTTTCCGGGCGTGTCCGTGACCCGTCTGGCCCAGGGCATTCCGCTGGGGTCGGAGATCAAATACGTGGACCGCGAAACCCTGAAGCAATCCCTCAAGCACAGGCAGTCCCTGTAG
- a CDS encoding YbaB/EbfC family nucleoid-associated protein has product MNELIRQAQMMQKKMLRTQEEIGKKEVETSVGGGMVTVKATCAGEILSVVIDPAVLEDVDMLQDMVLSAVNEVLKKGKDLMQGEMAQITGGMKIPGLF; this is encoded by the coding sequence ATGAACGAACTTATCAGACAGGCGCAGATGATGCAGAAGAAGATGCTGCGCACTCAGGAAGAGATAGGCAAGAAGGAAGTGGAGACCAGCGTGGGCGGCGGCATGGTCACGGTCAAGGCGACCTGTGCCGGAGAGATACTGTCCGTGGTCATCGACCCGGCCGTGCTCGAGGACGTGGACATGCTCCAGGACATGGTTCTCTCGGCGGTCAACGAAGTCCTGAAGAAGGGCAAGGACCTGATGCAGGGCGAGATGGCCCAGATCACCGGCGGGATGAAGATTCCCGGTCTTTTCTAG
- the dnaX gene encoding DNA polymerase III, subunit gamma and tau, with translation MSQESLTARYRPQSFAEVAGQDAVKRILSRAASTGRVAPAYLFSGTRGVGKTTLARIFAKALNCQNGPALEPCNQCPICRQITLGSAVDVVEIDGASNTGVDNVRRLKEDVGYAPLECRYKVIIIDEAHMLSKQAFNALLKTLEEPPGHVTFIMATTEPEKFPQTIISRCQHFVFKRLPQADLVRHLDGVLTRESMPAEPSAVTLIARRGAGSVRDGMSLLGQVMALGSDSLTLADVREVLGLAGSEVFVRLIECVQARDLQGLHALLTQILDQGVDLGFFLRELAGCWRNLFLLHQMGDAARSIIDLPAEEVDIWASVAPGFSLGHLHAAWQMTMDSQRKVLTSMEPALALELLLLNLACLPDLLAMGASEARPGGDPGRGGAPARPAPSRPMTPPASPAASRAPGNATARPAPASSPQPAQAAPAAQAAPAAQAAPAAQAAPAAQAAPAESSRALPRSAAQASGPGMSLREAQADFSSRADGPSAAPPVSAAQAVPAGPKNWAGFVAFCAKRAEGAKPLPGLDKAQGELRGAELVMTSRHIFLCDRLKASMPLLTEAARAYFGPGVTPRVDAPAESVRKTRTELREMALVDPVVQEAQEKFQARIVEVRPLSNGNSKESEI, from the coding sequence ATGAGTCAGGAAAGCCTTACCGCCCGTTACCGCCCTCAGAGTTTTGCAGAAGTGGCCGGCCAGGACGCTGTCAAGCGCATCCTCTCCCGGGCTGCGTCCACAGGGCGGGTTGCACCGGCCTATCTGTTCAGCGGGACCCGCGGGGTGGGCAAGACCACCCTGGCCCGCATCTTCGCCAAGGCCCTGAACTGCCAGAACGGACCCGCCCTGGAGCCCTGCAACCAGTGTCCGATCTGCCGCCAGATCACCCTTGGCTCGGCCGTGGACGTGGTCGAAATCGACGGCGCGTCCAATACCGGCGTCGACAATGTCCGTCGCCTCAAGGAAGATGTGGGATATGCGCCGCTCGAGTGCCGCTACAAGGTCATCATCATCGACGAAGCGCACATGCTCTCCAAGCAGGCCTTCAATGCGCTCCTGAAAACCCTAGAGGAGCCGCCCGGCCACGTGACCTTTATCATGGCCACCACGGAACCGGAAAAATTTCCCCAGACCATCATCAGCCGCTGCCAGCATTTCGTCTTCAAGCGTCTGCCCCAGGCTGACCTGGTGCGGCATCTTGACGGTGTGCTCACGCGTGAATCCATGCCGGCCGAGCCTTCCGCCGTGACCCTCATAGCCCGGCGCGGGGCCGGATCGGTCCGTGACGGCATGTCGCTTCTGGGCCAGGTCATGGCTCTGGGTTCCGATTCCCTGACCCTGGCCGACGTGCGCGAGGTGCTGGGACTGGCCGGGAGCGAGGTCTTCGTGCGCCTGATCGAATGCGTGCAAGCCCGGGACCTGCAGGGCCTGCACGCCCTCTTGACCCAGATTCTGGATCAGGGCGTGGACCTGGGTTTCTTCCTGCGCGAACTGGCCGGTTGCTGGCGCAATCTTTTCCTGCTGCACCAGATGGGTGATGCGGCGCGGAGCATCATCGACCTCCCGGCCGAGGAAGTGGACATCTGGGCCAGTGTCGCGCCCGGTTTTTCTCTGGGGCATTTGCACGCGGCCTGGCAGATGACCATGGACAGCCAGCGCAAGGTGCTGACCAGCATGGAGCCTGCCCTGGCCCTGGAGCTGCTGCTTCTCAATCTGGCGTGTCTGCCCGATCTTTTGGCCATGGGGGCCTCGGAAGCCCGCCCCGGCGGCGATCCCGGCCGAGGAGGAGCCCCCGCGCGTCCCGCCCCGTCCCGACCCATGACCCCGCCCGCCTCGCCAGCCGCGTCCCGTGCCCCGGGTAACGCCACGGCCCGGCCGGCTCCAGCATCTTCCCCGCAGCCCGCACAGGCCGCGCCTGCCGCACAGGCCGCGCCTGCCGCACAGGCCGCGCCTGCCGCACAGGCCGCGCCTGCCGCACAGGCCGCGCCTGCCGAATCGTCCAGGGCGCTGCCCCGATCTGCTGCCCAGGCTTCAGGGCCGGGCATGTCGTTGCGGGAAGCGCAGGCGGATTTCAGCAGCCGGGCCGATGGGCCAAGCGCGGCTCCTCCTGTATCCGCTGCCCAGGCCGTGCCTGCCGGTCCCAAGAATTGGGCCGGATTCGTGGCTTTTTGCGCCAAGCGCGCGGAAGGGGCGAAGCCTTTGCCTGGTCTGGACAAGGCGCAAGGAGAGCTTCGGGGTGCTGAACTGGTCATGACCAGCCGGCATATTTTTCTGTGCGACCGCCTCAAGGCCAGCATGCCCTTGCTGACGGAAGCGGCCCGTGCCTACTTCGGTCCCGGCGTGACGCCGAGGGTTGATGCACCGGCGGAATCGGTGCGCAAGACCCGCACCGAACTGCGCGAGATGGCCCTGGTAGATCCCGTGGTGCAGGAGGCTCAGGAAAAATTTCAGGCCCGGATCGTCGAGGTCCGGCCCCTATCAAACGGAAATTCCAAGGAGAGCGAGATATGA
- a CDS encoding branched chain amino acid aminotransferase (catalyzes the transamination of the branched-chain amino acids to their respective alpha-keto acids), giving the protein MVQKADKIWFDGKLVPWDEAQVHVLTHTLHYGVGVFEGIRCYVCSDGSSAVFRLQEHVERLFLSAKINEMVIPFTEQQIFDAIIETLKANRQPEGYIRPLCFIGAGAMGVFPGDNPIQTIIATWPWGAYLGAEALEKGIRIKTSTFTRHHVNVMMTKAKTCGNYVNSVLAKREALADGYHEALMLDAEGYVSEATGENIFMVRNGVIKTPPLGSILAGITRETLMILAEDLGYTVIEDRFTRDELYCADEAFFTGTAAEVTPIREIDRRTIGEGSRGPVTAALQDAYFKLLRGDNPKYGKWLARYTI; this is encoded by the coding sequence ATGGTTCAGAAAGCTGACAAGATTTGGTTCGACGGCAAACTCGTTCCCTGGGACGAAGCTCAGGTTCACGTCCTTACGCATACCCTGCACTACGGAGTGGGCGTGTTCGAGGGCATCCGCTGCTACGTCTGCTCCGACGGGAGCTCGGCCGTATTTCGTCTGCAGGAGCACGTCGAGAGGCTCTTTTTGTCGGCCAAAATCAATGAAATGGTCATCCCCTTCACCGAGCAGCAGATTTTCGATGCCATCATCGAGACCCTCAAGGCCAACCGCCAGCCCGAGGGCTATATCCGGCCCCTGTGCTTCATCGGCGCTGGCGCCATGGGCGTCTTTCCCGGCGACAACCCGATCCAGACCATCATCGCGACCTGGCCCTGGGGCGCCTACCTTGGAGCCGAAGCCCTGGAAAAGGGCATCCGCATCAAGACCTCGACCTTCACCCGGCATCACGTAAATGTCATGATGACCAAGGCCAAGACCTGCGGCAACTACGTCAACTCCGTGCTGGCCAAGCGCGAGGCTCTGGCCGACGGCTACCACGAGGCCCTGATGCTCGACGCCGAAGGCTATGTGTCCGAGGCCACGGGCGAGAACATTTTCATGGTCCGAAACGGGGTGATCAAGACTCCGCCGCTGGGCTCCATCCTGGCCGGCATCACCCGCGAGACGCTCATGATCCTGGCTGAAGACCTCGGTTACACCGTCATCGAGGACCGCTTCACGCGTGATGAACTGTACTGCGCCGATGAAGCCTTCTTCACCGGCACGGCGGCCGAGGTCACGCCCATCCGCGAAATCGACCGCCGGACCATCGGCGAGGGCAGTCGCGGTCCGGTCACGGCAGCCTTGCAGGACGCCTATTTCAAGCTGCTGCGCGGCGACAATCCCAAGTACGGAAAGTGGCTGGCCCGTTACACGATCTAG
- a CDS encoding ribosome biogenesis GTPase Der, with product MNQFLPMVALIGRPNVGKSTLFNRLIKRRVSITHDMAGVTRDSIFSEVRGETRSYMLVDTGGLVPDSSDEIEISIFEQAREAMAGADLILFIVDGRTGLHPQDEQVGQYLRQSGKEVRVIVNKVDGPEQEETMAADFYGLGFPLDCVSASHGFGMGDLREMIEEILPRPEAQEIEAGPAQGGLKIALLGRPNAGKSSTVNALLGKKRVMVSAEAGTTRDCVDVTVQRGGKTYTIVDTAGVRRKSKVTDSLEYFSVVHSMQAAKQADVVVLVLDIMDGVVGQDKRLLSFLDTEKIPFVIVVNKIDLLTKDQLAKTKKDLVDEFAFCAHVPVLYSSSVSMAGLGGLLPLVEKLWEQCGQRVTTGELNRLVKMVTERHQPPVMGGRRGKIYYMTQADSRPPTFVFFVNDAKLFHGSYVRYLENQLRKVFRMDKTPIRMVFRSSHDNEKGK from the coding sequence ATGAACCAGTTTCTTCCCATGGTGGCCCTCATCGGGCGTCCCAACGTGGGCAAATCCACTCTTTTCAACCGCCTCATCAAGAGGCGGGTCTCCATCACCCACGACATGGCCGGCGTGACCCGGGACAGCATCTTCAGCGAGGTGCGCGGGGAAACACGTTCGTACATGCTGGTCGACACCGGCGGGCTGGTCCCCGATTCCAGCGACGAGATCGAGATCAGCATCTTTGAGCAGGCCAGGGAGGCCATGGCCGGGGCGGATCTCATACTGTTCATTGTCGACGGCCGCACCGGGCTGCATCCCCAGGACGAACAGGTCGGGCAGTATCTGCGCCAGAGCGGCAAGGAAGTGCGCGTCATCGTCAACAAGGTCGATGGCCCCGAACAGGAGGAGACCATGGCGGCCGACTTCTATGGCCTGGGCTTTCCTCTGGACTGCGTGTCCGCGTCCCATGGTTTCGGCATGGGCGACCTGCGCGAGATGATCGAGGAAATTCTGCCCCGGCCGGAGGCGCAGGAGATCGAGGCCGGACCGGCCCAGGGCGGACTCAAGATTGCCCTGCTCGGACGCCCCAACGCAGGCAAGTCCTCGACCGTCAACGCGCTTCTCGGCAAGAAGCGTGTCATGGTCAGCGCCGAGGCCGGCACCACCCGCGACTGCGTGGACGTGACCGTTCAGCGCGGCGGCAAGACCTACACGATTGTCGACACCGCCGGGGTGCGTCGCAAGTCCAAGGTCACGGATTCCCTGGAATATTTCAGTGTAGTGCACTCCATGCAGGCCGCCAAGCAGGCTGACGTGGTGGTTCTCGTGCTCGACATCATGGACGGCGTGGTCGGTCAGGACAAGCGCCTGTTGTCCTTTCTGGACACGGAAAAGATCCCCTTTGTCATCGTCGTCAACAAGATCGACCTCTTGACCAAGGACCAGCTGGCGAAGACCAAGAAGGATCTGGTGGATGAGTTCGCTTTCTGCGCCCATGTGCCTGTGCTGTATTCCTCGTCCGTATCCATGGCGGGGCTCGGCGGGCTTTTGCCCCTGGTCGAGAAGCTCTGGGAGCAGTGCGGCCAGCGCGTGACCACGGGCGAGCTCAACCGTCTGGTCAAGATGGTCACCGAGCGGCATCAGCCCCCGGTCATGGGCGGCCGCCGGGGCAAGATCTACTACATGACGCAGGCCGACTCCCGGCCGCCGACCTTCGTGTTTTTCGTCAACGACGCGAAGCTCTTTCACGGCAGCTACGTGCGCTATCTGGAAAATCAGCTGCGCAAGGTTTTCCGCATGGACAAGACGCCCATCCGCATGGTTTTCCGCTCCAGCCACGACAACGAAAAAGGCAAGTAG
- the mtnA gene encoding S-methyl-5-thioribose-1-phosphate isomerase, with protein sequence MEDHIRFDAEACALLLLDQRKLPLTEETFACRTVEDVVYALQTMVVRGAPAIGVSAAYGCRIALRQAMAAGAYWRSELERLLSMLAQARPTAVNLAWAVGLMREAGFNIHDPRALGEVWSALAMKIHAEDIAMNKAMGRFGGALLADGDTVMTHCNAGALATAGYGTALGVIRGAVDMGRKISVIANETRPFLQGARLTAYELHKDGIPVTVACDNACSLLMKRGLVDKVVVGADRIVANGDVANKIGTSGVAILARHYGIPFYVAAPSSTFDLATPDGSLIPIEDRTPLEVTHVGNTQITPDGVPVFNFAFDVTDHSLITGIITERGVLSPPYTSSIAEIIGQESRP encoded by the coding sequence ATGGAAGATCACATCCGCTTTGACGCCGAGGCCTGCGCCCTGCTCCTTCTTGACCAGCGCAAGCTGCCGCTGACCGAGGAAACCTTTGCCTGTCGCACCGTCGAGGACGTCGTCTACGCCCTGCAGACCATGGTCGTGCGCGGGGCGCCTGCCATCGGCGTCAGCGCCGCCTACGGGTGTCGCATTGCACTCAGGCAGGCCATGGCGGCCGGGGCGTATTGGCGCAGCGAGCTTGAGCGGCTGCTCTCCATGCTTGCCCAGGCCCGGCCTACGGCGGTCAATCTGGCCTGGGCCGTGGGACTGATGCGCGAGGCCGGATTCAACATCCATGACCCGCGCGCGCTTGGCGAGGTCTGGTCGGCTCTGGCCATGAAGATTCATGCCGAGGACATCGCCATGAACAAGGCCATGGGCCGTTTTGGCGGAGCCTTGCTTGCCGATGGCGACACGGTCATGACCCATTGCAACGCAGGCGCGCTGGCCACCGCGGGTTACGGCACCGCCCTTGGCGTGATCCGTGGCGCGGTGGACATGGGCAGGAAGATTTCGGTCATCGCCAACGAGACCAGGCCCTTTCTGCAGGGCGCCCGGCTGACCGCCTACGAGCTGCACAAGGATGGTATCCCTGTCACCGTGGCCTGCGACAACGCCTGCTCGCTGCTCATGAAGCGCGGCCTGGTGGACAAGGTCGTGGTCGGGGCGGACCGCATCGTGGCCAACGGCGACGTGGCCAACAAGATCGGGACCTCCGGCGTGGCCATCCTGGCCCGTCATTACGGCATCCCTTTCTACGTGGCCGCGCCCAGTTCCACCTTCGACCTGGCCACGCCGGACGGCAGCCTCATCCCCATCGAGGATCGTACGCCGCTGGAAGTGACCCATGTGGGAAATACGCAGATCACGCCTGACGGAGTCCCGGTTTTCAATTTTGCATTCGATGTCACGGATCATTCCCTGATCACGGGCATCATCACTGAACGCGGGGTTCTTTCCCCGCCCTACACATCGAGCATCGCCGAGATCATCGGCCAGGAATCCAGACCATGA
- a CDS encoding peptidylprolyl isomerase (rotamase C; accelerates isomerization of the peptidyl prolyl bond) — MAKARARHILVATEEVCQALKTKITEEGGDFAEIARNYSQCPSGKRGGDLGSFGPGQMVPEFDQVCFNEAVGVVHGPVKTQFGFHLVEVTERS; from the coding sequence ATGGCCAAAGCACGTGCTCGTCACATTCTGGTGGCAACCGAAGAGGTTTGTCAGGCTCTGAAAACGAAAATCACGGAAGAGGGTGGAGATTTCGCCGAGATCGCCCGCAATTATTCACAGTGCCCGTCCGGGAAGCGCGGCGGGGATCTGGGCTCATTCGGTCCCGGCCAGATGGTTCCTGAATTCGACCAGGTTTGCTTCAACGAAGCCGTCGGCGTCGTGCACGGACCGGTCAAGACCCAGTTCGGCTTTCACCTGGTGGAAGTGACCGAGCGCTCCTGA